A window of Chryseobacterium sp. IHB B 17019 genomic DNA:
ATTAAGATAAAAAAAACAGTAAAAATCCTGCAATTCTTACTGTTTTAAATTATTGTTGATTTATTATCTAATTAATTTCTGTCGTAATCATCTTCAATCCTCACAATATCATCCTCCCCAAAATACGTTCCCGTCTGCACTTCAATGAAAACAACAGGCTTATCAGAAAGATTCATCATTCTGTGTTTCGCGCCAAGAGGGATGAAAATACTCTCACCATATTTCAGGTTGATTTCCTTATCATCCAGGACCACAGTGGCATCTCCTTCGATAACTGTCCACTGTTCCTGTCTTTTGTGGTGATACTGATAAGATAATTTCTGTCCCGGATTTACTTCTATCCTTTTTAATTTATAGTTGGGTTCATCTGCTAAAACAAAATATTTTCCCCACGGTCTTTCTCCTATTTCTAACATAATTTACTTTTTATAAATACAAATGTAAATATTCAAAACAAAAAAGCCAATAACACAAACATTAAACCTGCTTAAAACACATAATTTTAAGTAAATTTGCATCAAAATTTTAATTAAAATGGAGAAAGTAAGAGTACGTTTTGCTCCAAGTCCTACCGGACCTTTACACTTGGGAGGCGTAAGAACCGCATTATATGATTATCTTTTTGCTAAAAATCAGGGAGGTGAGTTTGTATTGAGAATTGAAGATACAGACACTGCGAGATATGTGGAGGGAGCAGAAGAATACA
This region includes:
- a CDS encoding phosphomannose isomerase type II C-terminal cupin domain: MLEIGERPWGKYFVLADEPNYKLKRIEVNPGQKLSYQYHHKRQEQWTVIEGDATVVLDDKEINLKYGESIFIPLGAKHRMMNLSDKPVVFIEVQTGTYFGEDDIVRIEDDYDRN